In a genomic window of Nocardia fluminea:
- a CDS encoding serine hydrolase domain-containing protein, giving the protein MTSNANTTANTTTTVAAQQYPTLQHTIEEIVATGFVGLHVRVDDEHGEWVGTAGHSALGESAPPPINGRVRIGSNTKTFVATVVLQLVAEGKIALDTPAVDYLPHFALDPRITVRMLLQHTSGIFNFTGEFYEDGTSAPGIVAWGGKDWVDNRFRTHTADDLVRRALDEPARFEPGTDWSYANTNYALAKLLIEAVTGHSLAEEMHRLILGPLGLTDTVVPETSTEIGGPHAHAYYRYDDDGVEKTVDVTEQNPSWISSGGDMISTSKDLHTFLSALLSGELLPAPLLTEMLTPEAKVGYGLGVFVQQRENGTLISHNGGHGGHAALMYSTLDGTKTMTAALNYIDDADLSMSATFQAATQRLLDEVFGAAQA; this is encoded by the coding sequence ATGACTTCGAACGCGAACACCACAGCGAACACCACCACAACCGTTGCGGCACAGCAGTATCCGACCTTGCAGCACACCATCGAGGAGATCGTCGCCACCGGCTTCGTCGGCCTGCACGTGCGAGTCGACGACGAGCACGGCGAGTGGGTCGGCACCGCCGGGCACAGCGCGCTGGGTGAGAGCGCACCACCGCCGATCAACGGGCGCGTCCGGATCGGCAGCAACACCAAGACCTTCGTCGCCACCGTGGTTCTGCAACTGGTCGCCGAGGGCAAGATCGCCCTGGACACTCCCGCCGTCGACTACCTACCGCACTTCGCGTTGGACCCGCGCATCACCGTCCGTATGCTGTTGCAGCACACCAGCGGGATCTTCAACTTCACCGGCGAGTTCTACGAGGACGGGACGAGCGCGCCGGGAATCGTGGCTTGGGGCGGCAAAGACTGGGTCGACAACCGTTTCCGGACCCACACCGCCGACGACCTGGTGCGGCGGGCACTGGACGAGCCGGCGCGGTTCGAACCGGGCACGGATTGGAGCTACGCCAACACCAACTACGCGCTGGCCAAGCTGCTGATCGAGGCGGTCACCGGTCACTCGCTGGCCGAGGAGATGCACCGACTGATCCTGGGGCCGCTCGGGCTCACCGACACCGTCGTACCGGAGACCTCGACCGAGATCGGCGGACCACACGCCCACGCCTACTACCGCTATGACGACGACGGCGTGGAGAAGACGGTCGACGTCACCGAGCAGAACCCCTCCTGGATTTCCAGCGGCGGCGACATGATCTCGACCAGCAAGGATCTGCACACCTTCCTGTCCGCACTGCTGAGCGGCGAGCTGCTGCCCGCCCCACTGCTGACCGAGATGCTCACCCCCGAAGCGAAGGTCGGCTACGGCCTCGGGGTGTTCGTTCAGCAGCGCGAGAACGGCACCCTCATCAGTCACAACGGTGGTCACGGTGGTCACGCCGCGCTGATGTACAGCACGCTCGACGGCACCAAGACCATGACCGCCGCACTCAACTACATCGACGACGCCGACCTGTCGATGTCGGCGACGTTCCAAGCCGCCACCCAGCGACTGCTCGACGAAGTGTTCGGTGCCGCGCAGGCCTGA
- a CDS encoding MerR family transcriptional regulator yields the protein MNGVTIGQAAIFAGVTIKTVRHYEKNGLLDEPARDSSGYRRYGSAELLRLVQVRTLAAAGVPLAEIGPLLDADADSFATELADVERRLTERIEELIVRRDTLHRLADGDRTLLPDRAVELLARLPGLGFPAAEVAAAREGWVLARALVPEGFDDYLTNVENALEDTEFLALSRRASESATWEPDDPRVEEVAAALAGHYLAHPAQLKIVTGLQARTDAATRYTLIRHHGEERESASARLAALVEAKLRAAGVYIPGSR from the coding sequence ATGAACGGCGTCACGATCGGCCAGGCCGCGATTTTCGCCGGTGTCACGATCAAGACCGTGCGGCACTACGAGAAGAACGGCCTGCTCGACGAACCGGCCCGCGACAGCTCCGGCTACCGGCGCTATGGTTCCGCCGAACTGCTTCGCCTGGTACAGGTCAGGACCCTCGCCGCGGCCGGTGTCCCGTTGGCCGAGATCGGACCGCTGCTCGATGCCGACGCCGATTCGTTCGCCACCGAACTCGCCGATGTCGAGCGTCGCCTCACCGAGCGGATCGAGGAATTGATCGTGCGCCGGGACACGCTGCACCGGCTGGCCGACGGCGACCGCACGCTGCTACCCGACCGTGCGGTGGAATTGCTCGCTCGCCTGCCCGGCCTCGGCTTTCCCGCGGCCGAGGTGGCCGCCGCCAGGGAAGGGTGGGTGCTGGCCAGAGCGCTGGTCCCGGAGGGCTTCGACGACTACCTCACCAATGTCGAGAACGCCCTCGAAGACACCGAGTTCCTCGCCCTGAGCAGGCGTGCCTCGGAATCGGCCACCTGGGAACCCGACGATCCGCGGGTCGAGGAAGTGGCCGCCGCGCTGGCCGGGCACTATCTCGCCCACCCCGCGCAGTTGAAGATCGTGACGGGCCTGCAAGCCCGCACCGACGCCGCGACCCGCTACACCTTGATCCGCCACCACGGTGAGGAGCGGGAATCGGCCTCGGCCCGGCTGGCGGCCCTCGTCGAGGCGAAACTGCGGGCCGCCGGGGTCTACATCCCCGGATCCCGCTGA
- a CDS encoding NUDIX hydrolase, whose protein sequence is MPIKLRAVLEPAREQLIDTVAWVLIENGRILCARPRGKDVFFIPGGKREGGETDLQTLVREVAEELTVELTPESAAHVGTYEAAIADGHDTVVRMACYTADYRGVLTASSEIEALAWFGFGDRDLVPPVDQLLFDDLAAAGSLR, encoded by the coding sequence GTGCCGATTAAGCTGCGGGCCGTGCTGGAACCTGCGCGAGAACAGCTCATCGATACGGTGGCCTGGGTACTGATCGAGAACGGTCGCATCCTGTGTGCCCGCCCGCGCGGCAAGGATGTGTTCTTCATTCCGGGCGGCAAACGCGAAGGTGGCGAGACCGACCTGCAGACCCTGGTCCGTGAGGTCGCCGAGGAACTGACCGTCGAGCTCACGCCCGAGAGCGCTGCCCACGTCGGCACCTACGAGGCCGCGATCGCCGACGGCCACGACACCGTCGTCCGGATGGCGTGCTACACCGCCGACTACCGCGGGGTGCTCACGGCCAGCAGTGAGATCGAGGCGCTGGCGTGGTTCGGCTTCGGTGACCGTGATCTGGTTCCCCCGGTCGATCAGTTGCTGTTCGACGACCTCGCGGCGGCCGGGTCGCTGCGGTGA
- a CDS encoding carboxymuconolactone decarboxylase family protein has product MIIDIPEGKDPIGYVWGEMVPGIGVAAAAFSLSVYEHSTLGLREFEAARLRIAQINGCLFCQDWRTERDGHKVEAEFADAVSHWRDTDRFDERTRLAAEYAERYATDHHGLDDEFWARMFAQYSQPEVVELSMSIGSWLAFGRLNRVLGLDTVCVLPGH; this is encoded by the coding sequence ATGATCATCGACATTCCCGAGGGCAAAGATCCCATCGGCTACGTGTGGGGCGAGATGGTGCCCGGCATCGGCGTCGCCGCGGCGGCGTTCTCGTTGTCGGTCTACGAGCACTCCACGCTCGGCCTGCGTGAATTCGAGGCGGCCCGGCTGCGGATCGCCCAGATCAACGGCTGCCTGTTCTGTCAGGACTGGCGCACCGAACGCGACGGGCACAAGGTCGAAGCGGAATTCGCCGATGCCGTCTCGCACTGGCGTGACACCGACCGGTTCGACGAACGGACCCGCCTCGCCGCCGAATACGCCGAGCGCTATGCCACCGACCATCACGGCCTCGACGACGAATTCTGGGCCAGGATGTTCGCGCAGTACTCCCAGCCCGAGGTGGTGGAGCTGAGCATGAGCATCGGTTCCTGGCTGGCGTTCGGCCGCCTCAATCGCGTCCTCGGGCTGGACACCGTGTGCGTGCTGCCCGGGCACTGA
- a CDS encoding NAD(P)H-dependent amine dehydrogenase family protein, giving the protein MIPTIVWGTGNVGRAAIRAVAAHPALVLTGVLVHNPDKVGRDAGTLAGLDTELGVPATDDIDALLATGPQAVVYAASGEIRPDDALADIVRAIRVGAVVVTPALYALYDPRNAPAEMREPVLEAIAVGGGSLFVSGVDPGWGNDVLPLLISGLAATVDVVRCQEIFDYSTYDQPDSVRYLVGMGQPMDYQPPMLMAGVPTMVWGGQIRLMARALGVEIDEIRETVDRRALDSTVQTTRMGAFDAGTQGAVRFEVQGIIDGQARIVIEHVTRIHPSCAPDWPTPPDGDGAHRVIIEGSPRIEVSVEATDEGGNRAAGGNATAVGRLVNAVDWLVEAPPGLYDALDVPLRAAVGKLGRTPR; this is encoded by the coding sequence ATGATCCCCACGATCGTCTGGGGCACCGGAAATGTCGGCCGCGCGGCCATCCGTGCCGTGGCCGCCCATCCGGCGCTGGTTCTCACCGGGGTGCTCGTGCACAACCCCGACAAAGTCGGCCGGGACGCGGGCACACTCGCGGGCCTCGACACCGAACTGGGGGTGCCCGCCACCGACGACATCGACGCGTTACTGGCCACCGGCCCCCAGGCGGTGGTGTACGCGGCTTCCGGCGAGATCCGGCCCGACGACGCACTCGCCGACATCGTGCGAGCGATCCGCGTCGGTGCGGTCGTCGTGACCCCCGCCCTGTACGCCCTCTACGACCCGCGCAACGCGCCGGCCGAGATGCGCGAGCCGGTGCTGGAAGCCATTGCCGTGGGCGGTGGTTCGCTGTTCGTCTCCGGGGTGGATCCCGGCTGGGGCAACGATGTGCTGCCGCTGTTGATCAGCGGGCTCGCCGCCACCGTCGACGTGGTGCGCTGCCAGGAGATCTTCGACTACTCCACCTACGACCAGCCCGACTCGGTGCGCTATCTCGTCGGGATGGGGCAGCCGATGGACTACCAGCCACCGATGCTGATGGCGGGCGTGCCGACGATGGTGTGGGGCGGCCAGATTCGGCTGATGGCCAGGGCGCTGGGTGTCGAAATCGACGAGATCCGCGAAACTGTCGACCGGCGTGCCCTCGACTCGACCGTGCAGACCACCCGGATGGGCGCGTTCGACGCGGGCACGCAAGGGGCGGTGCGATTCGAGGTGCAGGGCATCATCGACGGGCAGGCGCGCATCGTGATCGAGCACGTCACCCGCATTCACCCCAGCTGCGCACCGGACTGGCCGACACCGCCCGACGGTGACGGCGCCCACCGGGTGATCATCGAGGGTTCGCCGCGTATCGAGGTCAGCGTCGAAGCGACCGACGAAGGCGGCAATCGCGCGGCGGGCGGAAACGCCACGGCGGTAGGACGTTTGGTCAATGCCGTCGACTGGCTGGTCGAGGCACCGCCCGGTCTGTACGACGCACTCGATGTGCCGCTGCGTGCCGCGGTCGGCAAACTCGGAAGGACACCACGATGA
- a CDS encoding winged helix DNA-binding domain-containing protein encodes MLSVGWDQVFAWRLSRQFVAAPTAGSAEDVATRLAGVQAQVASAAEMAVAVRSHAPRSLAVGAALAAGTLIKTWAMRGTLHAMVPEHAAAALSLIGSARTWEKPSWQKTFGATPEQVRALVEVVSGVLAGQVLTRDELVDAVLAEPGFAHLGEQLRSGWGAVLKPLAWQGALCHGPARGTKVTFTAPADLAPGWQGVPDPDVAAPTLIRAYLSAYGPATPEAFDAWLSRNSVRKAVLRGWFAAMGDALTEVDVEGRIGWIPSEFADDLAAATLDGGVHLLGPFDQYVLGPGTGDTALLPAEHRSKVSRTAGWISPLVLVGGRIAGTWEQVGDDVVVSAFDAREISGRDLSAAVNRLAEAIGEQPLNVRAS; translated from the coding sequence ATGCTGAGTGTCGGATGGGATCAGGTGTTCGCCTGGCGGCTGAGCCGTCAGTTCGTCGCGGCACCGACCGCGGGCTCCGCCGAGGATGTGGCGACCCGGCTGGCGGGGGTCCAGGCGCAGGTGGCCTCGGCGGCGGAAATGGCGGTGGCGGTGCGCAGTCACGCTCCCCGGTCACTCGCGGTCGGTGCGGCATTGGCCGCGGGCACGCTGATCAAGACCTGGGCGATGCGCGGCACCCTGCACGCGATGGTGCCCGAGCACGCCGCGGCCGCGCTGTCGCTGATCGGCTCGGCGCGAACCTGGGAAAAGCCGTCGTGGCAGAAGACTTTCGGCGCGACCCCGGAGCAGGTGCGCGCTCTGGTGGAGGTGGTGTCGGGTGTTCTGGCCGGGCAGGTCCTGACCCGGGACGAACTGGTGGACGCCGTCCTGGCCGAACCCGGCTTCGCCCACCTCGGCGAGCAGTTGCGGTCCGGGTGGGGTGCGGTGCTCAAACCGCTGGCCTGGCAGGGCGCGCTGTGCCACGGTCCCGCGCGCGGGACCAAAGTCACCTTCACAGCACCGGCCGACCTGGCTCCCGGGTGGCAGGGCGTCCCCGACCCCGATGTCGCCGCACCGACACTGATCCGCGCTTACCTCAGCGCGTACGGTCCCGCGACCCCGGAGGCTTTCGATGCGTGGCTCAGCCGCAACAGCGTGCGCAAGGCCGTGCTGCGTGGATGGTTCGCGGCGATGGGTGACGCGCTGACCGAGGTCGACGTCGAGGGGCGGATCGGCTGGATCCCGAGCGAATTCGCCGACGATCTGGCCGCGGCGACCCTCGACGGCGGCGTCCATCTGCTCGGCCCGTTCGACCAGTACGTGTTGGGCCCCGGTACCGGCGACACCGCGCTGTTGCCCGCCGAGCACCGGTCGAAGGTGAGCCGGACGGCGGGCTGGATCTCGCCACTGGTGCTGGTCGGCGGTCGCATCGCGGGCACGTGGGAACAGGTCGGCGACGACGTCGTGGTGTCGGCGTTCGACGCGCGCGAGATCTCCGGGCGCGACCTGTCCGCGGCGGTGAACCGGCTGGCGGAGGCCATCGGCGAGCAGCCGCTGAACGTGCGCGCGAGCTGA
- a CDS encoding BlaI/MecI/CopY family transcriptional regulator — MRGFGDLEAVLMDRLWNRDVDTTTVRELFDELATERDIAYTTVMSTMDNLHRKGWLARERAGRAYRYWPTVTREEHSARLMHEALGVGGRSDLVLHYFVDRISDDEFAGLRAALRRVATRRTEAS; from the coding sequence GTGCGTGGTTTCGGGGATCTCGAGGCGGTGCTGATGGATCGGCTGTGGAACCGCGATGTGGACACGACGACGGTGCGCGAACTGTTCGACGAACTCGCGACCGAACGCGATATCGCCTACACCACGGTGATGTCGACGATGGACAATCTGCATCGCAAAGGCTGGCTGGCCCGCGAGCGTGCGGGCCGCGCGTACCGCTACTGGCCGACGGTGACCCGCGAGGAACACAGCGCCCGGCTCATGCACGAGGCCCTCGGGGTGGGTGGGCGCTCCGACCTCGTCCTGCACTACTTCGTCGACCGGATCAGTGACGACGAATTCGCGGGCCTGCGCGCCGCGTTGCGCCGTGTCGCGACCCGGCGGACCGAGGCGAGCTAG
- the rox gene encoding rifampin monooxygenase, translated as MIDVIVVGGGPTGMMLAAELRLHAVRVLVLEKDTEPTKIVRSLGLHARSIEIMDQRGLLDRFLALGRRHPLGGFFAGIPAPAPERLDTAHPYVLAIPQPRTDQLLSEHASALGAEIRRGAEVVGLDRHDDAVTVELADGARLRARYLVGCDGGRSTVRRLLGVAFPGEPSRVETLLGEMALTASPDTITEVMTEVRKTQLRFGAMPLADGLYRVLAPAPAAAVAEDRAVAPTFEEMKQQLIATAGTDFGAHSPRWLSRFGDGTRQAERYRVGRVLLAGDAAHIHPPTGGQGLNLGVQDAFNLGWKLAAEINGWAPANLLDTYESERHPVAADVLDNTRAQMALMSLDAGPRAVRGLVSQLMQFDEVSRYLTEKIIATAIRYDFGEGDPLLGRRLRDIALRRGRLYAQMHAGRGLLLDQTGNLSVQGWSDRVDHIVDVSEELDAPAVLLRPDGHVAWVGRDQQDLFDHLPVWFGQRAGARAI; from the coding sequence ATGATCGATGTGATCGTTGTCGGCGGTGGACCGACCGGCATGATGCTGGCCGCCGAGTTGAGGCTGCACGCTGTGCGGGTGCTCGTGCTGGAAAAAGACACGGAGCCGACGAAGATCGTCCGTTCGCTCGGTCTGCACGCGCGCAGTATCGAGATCATGGATCAGCGCGGCCTGCTCGACCGGTTTCTCGCGCTGGGACGCCGGCATCCGCTCGGCGGGTTCTTCGCCGGCATCCCCGCACCGGCGCCCGAACGACTCGACACCGCGCACCCGTACGTTCTCGCCATCCCGCAACCGCGCACCGATCAGCTGCTGAGCGAGCACGCGAGCGCCCTGGGCGCCGAGATCCGGCGCGGCGCCGAAGTGGTCGGACTGGACCGGCACGACGACGCGGTCACCGTCGAACTGGCCGACGGCGCCCGGTTGCGCGCGCGCTACCTCGTCGGTTGCGACGGTGGCCGCAGTACCGTGCGCAGGCTGCTCGGTGTCGCGTTCCCCGGTGAACCCAGCCGGGTCGAGACACTGCTCGGTGAAATGGCGTTGACCGCGTCGCCGGACACGATCACCGAGGTGATGACCGAAGTCCGCAAGACCCAGCTGCGGTTCGGCGCGATGCCACTGGCCGACGGGTTGTACCGCGTCCTCGCCCCCGCCCCCGCCGCCGCAGTCGCCGAGGACCGTGCTGTCGCGCCCACTTTCGAGGAGATGAAACAGCAGCTCATCGCCACCGCGGGCACCGACTTCGGCGCGCACTCACCTCGCTGGCTGTCGCGTTTCGGCGACGGTACCCGCCAGGCCGAGCGCTACCGCGTCGGCCGCGTGCTGCTGGCAGGCGACGCCGCCCACATCCACCCGCCCACCGGCGGACAGGGCCTGAACCTGGGCGTGCAGGACGCGTTCAACCTCGGCTGGAAACTGGCCGCCGAGATCAACGGCTGGGCGCCGGCGAACCTGCTCGACACCTACGAGTCCGAACGCCACCCGGTGGCCGCCGACGTGCTCGACAACACCCGCGCCCAGATGGCGCTGATGTCGCTCGATGCGGGACCACGGGCGGTGCGCGGACTGGTGTCCCAGCTGATGCAATTCGACGAGGTGAGCCGCTATCTCACCGAGAAGATCATCGCCACCGCGATCCGCTACGACTTCGGCGAAGGTGACCCACTGCTGGGTCGGCGATTGCGCGACATCGCGCTGCGGCGCGGTCGCCTCTACGCGCAGATGCACGCGGGCCGCGGACTGCTGCTCGACCAGACCGGGAATCTCTCCGTGCAGGGATGGTCGGACCGGGTCGACCACATCGTCGACGTCAGCGAAGAACTCGACGCCCCGGCGGTGCTGCTGCGCCCCGACGGGCATGTGGCATGGGTAGGTCGCGATCAGCAGGATCTGTTCGACCACCTGCCTGTCTGGTTCGGTCAGCGTGCGGGCGCCCGCGCGATCTGA
- a CDS encoding RNA polymerase sigma-70 factor, translating to MTESDAFATFRPLLFTIAYEILGGAADAEDVLQDSYLRWRDATEVTHPRAYLVQIVTRQAINHLRALRRRREDYVGTWLPEPIRTAPDAAQDVLLAESVSMAMLLVLETLGPTERAVFVLSEVFGHSHHDIAQMIGKSDTAVRQIAHRARAHVASRRRRFQPDSDTSRAVIGRFLLAAGTGDVGDLMAVLAPDVLQISDGGGRVSAARRPIIGAEPVARFMIGLTQNSMAGVTVEFGSFNAQPTVIVRSKTGDLDTVLVVELTDDVITGLYAIRNPDKLQSIEVVRDLALDAERAL from the coding sequence ATGACCGAGTCCGATGCCTTCGCGACCTTCCGGCCCCTGCTGTTCACGATCGCCTACGAAATCCTGGGCGGTGCCGCCGATGCCGAGGATGTGTTGCAGGACAGCTACCTTCGCTGGCGCGATGCGACGGAGGTGACGCATCCGCGCGCGTATCTGGTGCAGATCGTCACCCGTCAGGCGATCAATCATCTGCGCGCGCTCCGGCGCCGACGCGAGGACTACGTGGGCACCTGGCTCCCCGAACCGATCCGCACCGCGCCCGACGCGGCCCAGGATGTGTTGCTCGCCGAATCGGTGTCGATGGCGATGCTGCTCGTACTGGAAACTCTCGGGCCCACCGAACGCGCGGTGTTCGTGCTGTCGGAGGTCTTCGGGCACAGCCACCACGACATCGCGCAGATGATCGGCAAATCCGACACCGCCGTGCGCCAGATCGCGCACCGCGCCCGCGCGCACGTGGCCTCGCGGCGCCGGCGCTTCCAACCCGACTCCGACACCAGTCGCGCGGTGATCGGCCGATTCCTGCTGGCCGCAGGCACCGGCGACGTCGGCGATCTCATGGCGGTGCTCGCGCCCGATGTCCTCCAGATCTCCGACGGCGGTGGCCGGGTGAGCGCCGCGCGCCGCCCGATCATCGGCGCCGAGCCCGTCGCGCGATTCATGATCGGGCTGACCCAGAATTCGATGGCGGGCGTGACGGTCGAATTCGGCAGCTTCAACGCACAGCCCACGGTGATCGTTCGATCGAAGACCGGAGACCTGGACACAGTGCTGGTGGTCGAACTGACCGACGACGTCATCACCGGGCTCTACGCGATCCGCAACCCGGACAAACTGCAATCCATCGAGGTGGTCCGCGACCTCGCCCTCGATGCCGAACGCGCCCTATGA
- a CDS encoding flavodoxin family protein, translated as MKVILVCKSVSHGNTQRVAEAIGQVLGGRVVAPTDIDPAELADYDLVGFGSGIYNMAFHPELRRFIAALPTGHQGTAFVFRTSGFPQPPFRRYVTSLTRDLETKGFDVVDAFDCRGFDTWLPLRLVGGIRKGHPDPSDIAAARAFAENLQARTTGAP; from the coding sequence GTGAAGGTCATCCTCGTGTGCAAGTCGGTGTCGCACGGCAACACCCAGCGCGTCGCCGAAGCCATCGGCCAGGTACTCGGCGGCCGGGTCGTCGCCCCCACAGACATCGATCCCGCCGAGCTCGCCGACTACGACCTCGTCGGCTTCGGTTCGGGCATCTACAACATGGCCTTCCACCCGGAGTTGCGCCGATTCATCGCAGCGCTGCCGACCGGCCACCAGGGCACGGCGTTCGTGTTCCGAACCAGCGGGTTCCCGCAACCGCCGTTTCGTCGCTATGTCACCAGCCTGACCCGCGACCTCGAGACCAAGGGCTTCGATGTGGTCGACGCGTTCGACTGCCGCGGCTTCGACACCTGGCTGCCACTGCGCCTGGTCGGTGGCATCCGCAAAGGCCACCCCGATCCCAGCGATATCGCGGCCGCGCGCGCGTTCGCCGAGAATTTGCAGGCCAGGACCACCGGGGCACCCTGA
- the dinB gene encoding DNA polymerase IV, with protein MFVSDSAAPRRPRIQSRAEASILHADLDSFYASVEQRDQPWLRGKPVIVGGGVVLAASYEAKAFGIRTPMNAGQALRLCPHAIVVPPRMSAYAEASKAVFAVFHDTTPVVEGISIDEAFLDVSGLRRISGEPIDIGHRLRAQVADQVGLPISVGIAPNKFLAKVASAVAKPDGLRLVEPGRELDFLHPLPVERLWGVGKVTSATLHANGITRIGQLAELGEPHLRAILGPAAARHLFALAWARDPRRVETGKRRRSIGAQRALGRRPRDPDEIAAYLDGLTDRLGRRLRAADRVCRTVVLRLRFDDFTRATRSHTLVEATDASTAIRHAARLLLDTAQPLIAERGITLIGLSLTNLDDAGTMQLTLPLEARAENTLDATLDELRRRFGSTAVTRAALLRSGEGISVPLLPD; from the coding sequence ATGTTCGTGTCCGATTCCGCCGCCCCGCGTCGCCCGCGTATCCAGTCCCGCGCCGAGGCCTCGATCCTGCACGCCGACCTCGACTCGTTCTACGCCTCGGTCGAACAGCGTGACCAGCCGTGGCTGCGCGGCAAACCGGTCATCGTGGGCGGCGGGGTGGTGCTGGCGGCCAGTTACGAGGCCAAGGCGTTCGGCATCCGCACGCCGATGAACGCGGGCCAGGCGCTGCGATTGTGCCCACACGCGATCGTGGTGCCGCCGCGGATGTCGGCCTATGCCGAGGCGAGCAAAGCGGTGTTCGCGGTATTCCACGACACCACCCCCGTGGTGGAGGGGATCTCGATCGATGAGGCGTTTCTCGACGTGAGCGGGTTGCGCCGGATCAGCGGCGAGCCGATCGACATCGGCCATCGGCTGCGGGCACAGGTAGCCGACCAGGTGGGCCTGCCCATCTCGGTGGGCATCGCACCCAACAAATTCCTCGCCAAGGTCGCCTCCGCCGTCGCCAAACCCGACGGGTTACGCCTGGTCGAACCCGGCAGAGAACTCGACTTCCTGCATCCACTGCCGGTGGAGCGATTATGGGGCGTCGGCAAAGTCACCTCGGCGACGTTGCACGCCAACGGCATCACCCGCATCGGCCAGCTCGCCGAACTCGGCGAACCGCACCTGCGCGCCATTCTCGGACCCGCCGCGGCCCGCCACCTGTTCGCCCTGGCGTGGGCTCGCGACCCACGTCGTGTGGAGACCGGAAAACGCCGGCGCTCGATCGGTGCCCAACGCGCCCTCGGGCGCCGCCCCCGCGATCCCGACGAGATCGCCGCCTACCTCGACGGCCTCACCGACCGCCTCGGCCGCCGCCTGCGCGCCGCCGACCGTGTCTGCCGAACAGTGGTGCTGCGCTTACGTTTCGACGACTTCACCCGAGCCACCCGATCGCACACCCTCGTCGAAGCCACCGATGCCTCCACCGCGATCCGCCATGCCGCCCGCCTGCTCCTGGACACGGCTCAACCGCTGATCGCCGAACGCGGCATCACCCTGATCGGCCTCTCGCTGACCAACCTCGACGACGCCGGCACCATGCAACTCACCCTGCCGCTGGAAGCGCGCGCCGAGAACACCCTCGACGCCACCCTCGACGAACTGCGCCGCCGCTTCGGCTCCACCGCCGTCACCCGCGCCGCACTGCTGCGCAGCGGCGAAGGGATCTCGGTCCCGCTCCTACCCGACTGA
- a CDS encoding PLD nuclease N-terminal domain-containing protein, producing the protein MPYAVIGFLTLALWVYCLVDIITSPDAGIRHLPKMGWIIVVVLIPTIGALLWLFAGRPVGESGPVSNTRFGEYDRPGRRVASNPDDDEAFLRGLRERAEQQRREARRQQEERDQDPA; encoded by the coding sequence ATGCCTTACGCCGTCATCGGCTTTCTGACTCTCGCCCTGTGGGTGTATTGCCTGGTCGACATCATCACCAGCCCCGACGCGGGCATTCGGCACCTACCGAAAATGGGATGGATCATCGTCGTCGTGCTGATCCCTACGATCGGTGCGCTGCTGTGGCTGTTCGCGGGCAGGCCGGTCGGCGAGTCCGGGCCTGTCTCGAATACCCGGTTCGGTGAGTACGATCGCCCCGGTCGCCGGGTCGCGTCGAATCCCGACGACGACGAGGCCTTCCTCCGCGGCCTGCGTGAACGCGCCGAACAGCAACGTCGCGAAGCCCGCAGGCAACAAGAAGAACGCGACCAGGACCCCGCCTGA